TAGTCCTCAGCCTAAGTGCTGTAAAGTGCATAGTAAGCACTAACCTTCTTATATATCTATCTTAATTACTGTACATTATTTATTAAACTGTCTTATTCATTTTTAAGTATTCATTGATAAACAAGTCTATATTCCCATTCATAACACTATCTACATTTCCAAACTCAGCATTTGTCCTATGGTCTTTTACTAACTTATACGGTTGGAAAACATATGACCTAATTTGGCTACCCCATGTTATTTGTGAGTATTTACCTTGTATATCTTCTATTTTTTCCTTTTGCTCTAATTCTTTTAGCTCTATCAATTTTGCCATCAGAAGTCTCATAGCTCTATCTTTATTTAAATGTTGAGACCTTTCATTTTGACACTGAACTACTACACCAGTAGGAATATGTGTTATTCTAACAGCTGAGTCAGTTGTGTTTACATGTTGTCCTCCAGCACCAGACGCTCTATATGTGTCTATCTTTAAATCTGATTGGTTAATTTCTACTTCTATATTTTCATCTAACTCTGGTGTTACATCTATAGAAGCGAATGAAGTATGTCTCTTTCCTGATGGGTCAAATGGTGATATTCTTACCAATCTATGAACCCCTTTTTCACTTTTCAAATATCCATAAGTATTGGTTCCCTCTACAAGAATTGTAGCTGTCTTTATTCCAGCTTCAGGGTCCGATATTATATCTAAAAGCTTAACTTTATATCCCTTGCCTTCTGCCCATCTTATATACATTCTTAGAAGCATCTGAGCCCAATCTTGAGCATCTAGACCTCCAGTTCCAGCATTTATAGATAATATAGCATTATTTTTATCATATTCCCCATTTAGAAGAGTTTTTATTTTCATTTCAGATAATTTTTCTTCTATTAATTCTATAGACTTTTCTATATCCTTTTCAACAGAATCATCCTCTTCTTCTAGACCTATTTCAATTAATACTTCTATATCTTCTAATAAGTTGTTTAGACTTTCATATTCATCTAGAGTTTCTTTTAAAGCTTTATTTTCTTGAAGTACTTTTTGTGCTACTTCATTATCATTCCAAAAATCTTGCTTGTTTATCTTCTCTTCATTAATTTTTATCTTTTCCATCAATGAAGCTATGTCAAAGAGAAACCCTCAATTCTTCTAAATTTGAAGCTATTTGCTCCATACTATGTCTATACTCTTGTATCCTTAACATTTAATCCTCCAAGACTATCTTCCACAACAGTTTTTATATTTCTTACCACTTCCGCAAGGACATAAATCGTTTCTTCCAACTTTTTCATCTTTCTTAATAGTTTTACTTGTTGGAAGAGTTCCATCTGATGGAGAAGTTAGATTTTCAACATCTACAACTGCTTTTCTTTCCACTGGAGCCTCTATTGTTATATTAAATAAATATCTTACAGTATCTTCTTTGATATGTTTATTCATCTCATCAAACATATCAAAACCTTCCATTTTATAAGCAATAACTGGGTCTTGTTGACCTACTGCACGAAGCCCTATACCTTGACGTAATTGATCCATTGCATCTATATGGTCTATCCAATGATTATCAACAGCTTGAAGTAAGATAACTCTCTCAACTTCTCTCATTCTTTCATCGCCTATTTGCTCTTCTTTTGCAGTATATATCTTCATAGCTATTTCATAAACTTTTTCTGTTATTTCAACTGGATTAAGTTTTTCTATCTCTGGAATTTCTATACTACCTTTTGGTAAGAACAGATTATACATGTGTTCCTTAAATCCGTCTTCATCAAATCCTTTATCTTGTGTGTAAAGAGTCACTGCTTCTTCTATTATAGAATGAGTCATTGATTGTACTTGCTCTTGTAAATCTTCACCTTCTAATACACGTTTTCTCTCTGCGTATATTATTTCTCTTTGTTTGTTCATAACATCATCATATTGAAGTACATGCTTTCTTATACCAAAGTTTTTACCTTCGACTTTCTTTTGTGCACCTTCAATAGACTTAGATAATATTCTATGTTCTATAGGCATGTCTTCTTCAAGACCTATTTTATCTACGATTCCAGAGATTCTATCGCTTCCAAACAATCTCATAAGGTCATCATCAAGACCTATATAAAATCTTGAACTGCCTGGGTCACCTTGACGACCAGCACGACCTCTTAACTGGTTATCTATTCTTCGAGACTCATGTCTTTCTGTACCAATTATAGCAAGTCCACCTGCTTCTACTACTTGTTTTTGCTCTTCTTCTGTTTGTTGCTTAAATTGTTTGTATAATCTTTCATACTCTTCTCTAGCTTCAAATAAAATTTCATTTCCTGCCACAGGTATTCCTTCTATTGGAGTATCAACTCTATTTACTACATCTTCTTTAAACCCATTTCTTCTCATTTCTCTCTTAGTTAAGAAGTCTGGATTTCCACCTAAAACTATATCGGTACCACGACCAGCCATGTTGGTAGCTATTGTAACAGCTCCAAGCCTACCTGCTTGTGCTATTATTTCTGCTTCTTTATCATGGTGTTTAGCATTTAATACTTCATGTCTAATACCTTTTTTCTTTAATATTTGTGATAGTAGTTCTGACTTTTCTATTGAAACTGTACCTACAAGTATTGGTTGATTAACTTTATGTCTTTCAATTATTTCTTCAGCTACAGCATTGAATTTACCAATCTCACTTTTATATACACTATCTGGCAAGTCTTCTCTTACCATAAGCTTGTTAGTAGGAACTTGGAAAACATCCATTTTATATATTGCTTTAAACTCTTCTTCTTCTGTTTTCGCTGTACCAGTCATTCCTGAAAGTTTTTTATACATTCTAAAGTAATTTTGGAATGTTACAGTAGCTAGTGTTTTAGATTCTCTTTGTATTTTAAGACCTTCTTTTGCTTCTATTGCTTGATGTAAACCTTCTGAGTATCTTCTACCAAACATAAGTCTACCAGTAAATTCATCAACTATTACTATTTCTCCATCTTTAGCAACATAATCAACATCTTTTTTCATTATTACATGTGCTCTTAGAGCCTGATTTATATGGTGATATAACTCTGTATGAGATATATCTGTTATATTATCAACATTAAAGTATACCTCTGCTTTTTGTATACCTGATGCTGTTAGAGATACAGCCTTATCTTTTTCTTCTAATTCATAGTCATCTGGTTTTAAAGTTAACACAAATGTATTTGCATCTGAATATAAGTGAGTTGATTTATCTCCAGGACCAGATATAATAAGAGGGGTTCTAGCTTCATCTATAAGTATCGAGTCGACCTCATCCACTATCGCATAATTTAATCCTCTTTGAACTCTTTGCTCTTTGTGTATTACCATATTGTCTTTTAAGTAGTCAAATCCATATTCATTATTTGTACCATAAGTTATATCACAATCATATTGTTCTTTTCTAACTTTTGGATTTTGACCATGTACAATAACACCTACACTCATGCCTAAAAACTCATAAACTTTTGCCATTTGGTCTCTATCACGTTTTGCAAGGTAGTCATTTACTGTTACAACATGTACACCTTTTCCAGTAAGAGCATTCAAATAAACAGGAGCAGTTGCAACCAAAGTTTTACCTTCACCTGTTTTCATCTCAGCTATTCTTCCTTGATGTAACACTATACCTCCAATCATTTGAACTCTGTAGTGTCTAAGACCTAATACTCTTTTAGAAGTCTCTCTAACTACTGCAAATGCTTCTGGAAGTATATCATCTATACTTTCTCCATTTTCTAATCTTTCTTTAAATGTATTTGTCATATTTTTAAGTTCCGAGTCTGCCATAGATTCAAATTTAGGTTCTAATGAATCTATTATATCAACAGTCTTATTGAACTTTTTCAATTCTTTTTTATCTGCCATGTTGAATAAACTATCCATAAAGCTCATATTTTACATCTCTCCTCGTTCTTTATTGTACTATTATTCATTTTACCATAAAAACTATACTTTTAATATTAATTTAAAAAGCTATCGATAAATTATTTATCGATAGCTAATATGATTAAATCTAAATTGCTTTATTCATGTTCTATTATACCATATCCGCCATTATGACGTTTATAAACTACAGCTATTTCATCTGAATCTATGTTCTTGAACATATAGAAATCATGTCCTACTAATTCCATTTGTAATACAGCTTCTTCTTCGCTCATTGGCTTAACACTAAATTTCTTACGTCTTTGAATCACTATATCTTGATTTTCATCTTCATAATCTTCTAGTTCATCTGCTAGATTTATCTCTGCATCTTGGAATCTTATGCTCTTGTTATCTTGATGCTTATCTTGTAGTCTCTTTTTATATTTTTTTAATTGTTTACTTAATTTATCATATACAACATCTATAGCTGTGTATAAATTTTCCTGCATATCTTCTGCTCTAATTATAGGACCATTTACAGTAGCTATTGTTACTTCTATCTTTTGTCTTGTTTTTTTAGCACTTACTGTAACCTTTACATCAGTGTCTGGATGAATGTAATTATCTAACTTACTTAATTTGCTTTCGATTTTATTTTTTATTGCATCAGTTAATTCGATTTGTTTTCCAGATATAATTATGTTCATAAGTACATCTCCCTTCAATTATGCCAGTATAAGAAAATTTATACTTTAATAATATATTCTACACAAATTCTCATAATCCTTCTTTTATTATTAACTTTTGTGATTTTTTCTATTCAATTGATAGAATTATTTTTCATTTTTAATCACGCTAATGCT
This sequence is a window from Clostridioides difficile. Protein-coding genes within it:
- the prfB gene encoding peptide chain release factor 2 (programmed frameshift), coding for MLRIQEYRHSMEQIASNLEELRVSLDIASLMEKIKINEEKINKQDFWNDNEVAQKVLQENKALKETLDEYESLNNLLEDIEVLIEIGLEEEDDSVEKDIEKSIELIEEKLSEMKIKTLLNGEYDKNNAILSINAGTGGLDAQDWAQMLLRMYIRWAEGKGYKVKLLDIISDPEAGIKTATILVEGTNTYGYLKSEKGVHRLVRISPFDPSGKRHTSFASIDVTPELDENIEVEINQSDLKIDTYRASGAGGQHVNTTDSAVRITHIPTGVVVQCQNERSQHLNKDRAMRLLMAKLIELKELEQKEKIEDIQGKYSQITWGSQIRSYVFQPYKLVKDHRTNAEFGNVDSVMNGNIDLFINEYLKMNKTV
- the secA gene encoding preprotein translocase subunit SecA — translated: MSFMDSLFNMADKKELKKFNKTVDIIDSLEPKFESMADSELKNMTNTFKERLENGESIDDILPEAFAVVRETSKRVLGLRHYRVQMIGGIVLHQGRIAEMKTGEGKTLVATAPVYLNALTGKGVHVVTVNDYLAKRDRDQMAKVYEFLGMSVGVIVHGQNPKVRKEQYDCDITYGTNNEYGFDYLKDNMVIHKEQRVQRGLNYAIVDEVDSILIDEARTPLIISGPGDKSTHLYSDANTFVLTLKPDDYELEEKDKAVSLTASGIQKAEVYFNVDNITDISHTELYHHINQALRAHVIMKKDVDYVAKDGEIVIVDEFTGRLMFGRRYSEGLHQAIEAKEGLKIQRESKTLATVTFQNYFRMYKKLSGMTGTAKTEEEEFKAIYKMDVFQVPTNKLMVREDLPDSVYKSEIGKFNAVAEEIIERHKVNQPILVGTVSIEKSELLSQILKKKGIRHEVLNAKHHDKEAEIIAQAGRLGAVTIATNMAGRGTDIVLGGNPDFLTKREMRRNGFKEDVVNRVDTPIEGIPVAGNEILFEAREEYERLYKQFKQQTEEEQKQVVEAGGLAIIGTERHESRRIDNQLRGRAGRQGDPGSSRFYIGLDDDLMRLFGSDRISGIVDKIGLEEDMPIEHRILSKSIEGAQKKVEGKNFGIRKHVLQYDDVMNKQREIIYAERKRVLEGEDLQEQVQSMTHSIIEEAVTLYTQDKGFDEDGFKEHMYNLFLPKGSIEIPEIEKLNPVEITEKVYEIAMKIYTAKEEQIGDERMREVERVILLQAVDNHWIDHIDAMDQLRQGIGLRAVGQQDPVIAYKMEGFDMFDEMNKHIKEDTVRYLFNITIEAPVERKAVVDVENLTSPSDGTLPTSKTIKKDEKVGRNDLCPCGSGKKYKNCCGR
- the raiA gene encoding ribosome-associated translation inhibitor RaiA; its protein translation is MNIIISGKQIELTDAIKNKIESKLSKLDNYIHPDTDVKVTVSAKKTRQKIEVTIATVNGPIIRAEDMQENLYTAIDVVYDKLSKQLKKYKKRLQDKHQDNKSIRFQDAEINLADELEDYEDENQDIVIQRRKKFSVKPMSEEEAVLQMELVGHDFYMFKNIDSDEIAVVYKRHNGGYGIIEHE